In Methanobacterium veterum, a single genomic region encodes these proteins:
- a CDS encoding dihydroorotase, translating into MVDLCLKNCKLVPENIECSVGIENGKIVSITKIAPKSEEEIDIKRNIVLPGLIDSHVHFRDPGFPEKETFKTGSIAAACGGFTTVLDMPNTNPPTNTKKEFLEKLKIAEKKSVVDFGLHAGVDDALEIKKIAELKPASFKIYMDLIDDEHLLDIFTEIKRLPEDHLISVHAEDKDTVKECTDKMKSNGSIDPEIYADARPPLAEDIAVLKATSLAKQLNSSIHICHVSTKKSLDIIQEAKGENCRVTSEITPHHLLLDASYFKKCGNIAKTNPPLRDKKYALGVNELEKIDVIGTDHAPHTIPEKEKIVWEAPSGIPNLETTLPLLLTEVNQNKMTFGDIKRLLCEKPAEIFNFKNKGKIAEGMDADFVVVDMKKEGIINPDEFKTKAKYSPFKGFKVKGMPVMTVVRGNVVMDNGEVFENSGKIV; encoded by the coding sequence ATGGTTGATTTATGCCTTAAAAACTGTAAACTTGTCCCTGAAAATATAGAGTGCTCTGTAGGAATTGAAAATGGTAAAATTGTATCTATTACAAAGATAGCTCCAAAAAGCGAAGAAGAAATAGATATTAAAAGAAATATAGTTTTACCCGGGCTTATAGATTCCCATGTACATTTTAGAGACCCGGGATTTCCCGAAAAGGAAACATTTAAAACTGGATCAATTGCTGCAGCATGCGGAGGTTTTACGACGGTGCTGGACATGCCAAATACTAATCCTCCAACCAACACTAAAAAAGAATTTCTTGAAAAGCTTAAAATAGCAGAGAAAAAGAGTGTTGTTGATTTTGGGCTGCATGCTGGTGTAGATGATGCCCTCGAAATTAAAAAGATTGCGGAGCTTAAACCTGCCTCATTTAAGATATACATGGACCTGATTGACGATGAACATCTGCTGGATATTTTTACAGAAATTAAAAGGTTACCTGAAGATCATCTGATATCTGTACACGCTGAAGATAAAGATACAGTGAAAGAATGCACAGATAAAATGAAATCAAACGGCAGTATAGATCCTGAAATTTATGCAGATGCGCGGCCGCCTCTTGCAGAAGATATCGCAGTTTTAAAAGCCACATCCCTGGCAAAACAGCTCAACTCAAGCATCCACATTTGCCATGTGAGCACTAAAAAATCTCTTGATATAATTCAAGAAGCTAAAGGCGAAAACTGCAGAGTTACATCAGAGATAACTCCTCATCATCTGCTTTTAGATGCATCTTATTTTAAAAAATGTGGAAACATTGCAAAAACCAATCCCCCACTTCGAGATAAAAAATATGCCTTAGGGGTTAATGAACTGGAGAAAATAGACGTAATAGGAACCGATCACGCCCCCCACACCATACCTGAAAAAGAAAAAATAGTATGGGAAGCTCCATCAGGTATCCCCAATCTTGAAACAACTTTACCGCTGCTTTTAACTGAAGTAAATCAAAATAAAATGACTTTTGGAGATATTAAAAGGCTCTTATGCGAAAAGCCAGCTGAAATATTCAACTTCAAAAATAAGGGCAAAATTGCAGAAGGAATGGATGCAGACTTTGTTGTGGTGGATATGAAAAAAGAAGGTATAATAAACCCTGATGAATTCAAGACAAAGGCAAAATATTCTCCATTTAAAGGATTTAAAGTTAAGGGCATGCCTGTTATGACAGTAGTCCGTGGGAATGTTGTTATGGATAATGGAGAAGTTTTTGAAAATAGTGGAAAAATTGTATAA
- a CDS encoding ATP-binding protein: MKIAITGKGGVGKTTLSGTLACILSQRYKVFAIDADPDMNLASSLGITEPITPISKMKDLIKERTGAESGSSFGEVFKMNPKISDLPESLSINYDNEGNLKLLVMGTIDKGGEGCICPASVLLKALMRNLILKKDEFIILDMEAGIEHLGRKTAEAVDLMIIVVEPGLKSIETAARIKKLASDIGIPKLACVINKVSNETEENFATQKIKELGLEVIGTIPRDEEVIRADMEGHPLAKYPDSAAFKSIAKIAEIILS, translated from the coding sequence ATGAAAATTGCAATAACTGGAAAAGGAGGGGTCGGTAAAACAACCCTTTCTGGTACATTAGCATGTATATTGTCACAACGTTATAAAGTATTCGCTATAGATGCAGATCCAGACATGAACCTTGCATCAAGTCTTGGGATCACGGAACCAATCACCCCAATATCCAAGATGAAGGATCTTATAAAAGAAAGAACAGGTGCAGAATCTGGATCATCGTTTGGAGAAGTTTTTAAGATGAACCCAAAGATAAGCGACCTTCCAGAATCTTTATCTATAAATTATGACAATGAAGGCAATTTAAAACTCCTTGTAATGGGTACCATTGACAAGGGAGGCGAAGGCTGTATCTGCCCTGCATCTGTGCTTCTTAAAGCACTTATGCGAAATTTGATTCTTAAAAAAGATGAATTTATTATACTTGACATGGAAGCAGGGATAGAACATCTTGGTAGAAAAACTGCTGAAGCAGTTGATTTAATGATCATCGTTGTTGAACCAGGACTTAAATCCATTGAAACTGCAGCAAGGATTAAAAAACTTGCAAGTGATATTGGTATCCCCAAACTTGCATGTGTTATAAATAAAGTGTCCAATGAAACAGAAGAAAACTTTGCAACTCAAAAAATTAAAGAACTCGGGCTTGAAGTTATTGGCACTATTCCAAGGGACGAAGAAGTTATAAGGGCAGATATGGAAGGACATCCCCTTGCTAAGTATCCTGACTCGGCAGCTTTTAAATCAATAGCAAAAATTGCAGAAATTATTTTAAGTTAA
- a CDS encoding peptidylprolyl isomerase gives MAIKEGDFIRLKYTGKVQETGDIFDTTSEEVAEEAGLVTENKTFGPIPIAVGVGHVLKGLDKGLVGMEVGEAKSIEVPPEEGFGVRDPKLTQLIPMSEFKKQNIRPQKGMNITLEGHNGKIRSISGGRVTVDFNHEFAGKTLVYDVEVEKIIEDDTEKVYGIIELQYPNPNIKPEDHEVKMEDGKVMIYLNEMAKFDNQITYAKFRIARDIWDNMGIDRVEFVDVFEKKVNTAEEKEEETEAEE, from the coding sequence ATGGCAATCAAAGAAGGAGATTTTATAAGGCTTAAATACACTGGAAAAGTTCAGGAAACCGGTGATATATTTGATACAACAAGTGAAGAAGTAGCTGAAGAAGCAGGACTTGTCACTGAAAACAAAACATTCGGTCCAATCCCAATCGCTGTAGGAGTAGGACACGTATTAAAAGGTCTTGACAAAGGTTTAGTTGGCATGGAAGTAGGTGAAGCTAAATCAATCGAAGTACCTCCAGAAGAAGGATTTGGAGTAAGGGACCCAAAATTAACACAGCTTATACCAATGAGTGAGTTCAAAAAACAGAACATTAGACCTCAAAAAGGTATGAATATCACATTAGAAGGACACAACGGTAAAATAAGGAGCATAAGTGGTGGAAGAGTAACCGTAGACTTCAACCATGAATTTGCTGGAAAAACATTAGTATATGACGTGGAAGTTGAAAAAATAATCGAAGACGACACTGAAAAAGTATACGGAATCATAGAGCTCCAGTACCCTAACCCAAATATAAAACCTGAAGACCATGAAGTAAAAATGGAAGACGGAAAAGTAATGATCTACCTCAATGAAATGGCTAAATTCGACAACCAGATCACCTACGCAAAATTCAGGATTGCAAGGGATATATGGGACAATATGGGCATAGACAGGGTCGAATTTGTGGATGTATTTGAGAAAAAAGTAAACACTGCAGAAGAAAAAGAAGAAGAAACTGAAGCAGAAGAATAA
- a CDS encoding phospholipase D-like domain-containing protein, which produces MENTRENKIYGHLIDENKKPLANLKAKASEYSFLKNKELGSSISDTNGNFQIKYYTEPESYDKINIKLDILIDNEIIMSKSRENAPYILDFEDLEINKGNIGIKGRVIDEKGNPVAGLAVVAEDVDFGKIKLNAMRLVESKVKSFVPSDIGLTGSLQFIKDKYKGLFFLEDDLLGHTITDDDGYYTILYPQNKYREIADKEPDIRVIIKDKLGAFEILKTKIHENVKSTIKYMDDTVINRGRIDGWFVTLENTSPSRLTTNNSFETLIDNEKTLKKIVNSIDNAKSYIYLTQFAFYPDFTPKFFKLEDDETYEKDKSLVDKLLDAESRGVEVKIIINENMVIPDNYDELHNYFKDSNVSVRRFPARGPYAMHAKVMVVDGKEAFILGSPFSQAYWDTNQHLVNEPRRGEKNEGPVHDVSIYLNGEAIGYIEEFFIELWNYLSDLHFNGKDKILKNKSLNLENTSKNDLNDIINQNKAFKYNNEALQIVRSITPRTVNDKGERGVLEAYRRAITNAEDFIYLENQYFTNKYIVSALKNALDHNPELQLIMVINEVPDVPSYRTWQHYGFQLMGMDLEKSVLDHPRIGIYSLWSGGFQNGKNKLRHCYVHSKVAIVDDIWATIGSSNLDGSSLSCAEEFGSHDSSTNYLNMEMNASFFDFNKPKRGTIKKFRQELWNEHLGTDISTYSRPGNGWLDLWKKTVYENIEKLESEKINFYGDALPYSPKRNVEEQIKDLIEKYRRIKGRFNL; this is translated from the coding sequence ATGGAAAACACACGAGAAAATAAGATTTATGGACATCTAATTGATGAAAATAAGAAGCCTTTAGCTAATTTAAAAGCTAAAGCGTCTGAATATTCATTTTTAAAAAATAAAGAACTTGGATCATCTATTTCTGATACTAACGGTAATTTTCAAATTAAATACTATACTGAACCAGAATCATATGATAAAATAAATATAAAACTAGACATTCTTATAGATAATGAAATTATAATGTCTAAATCAAGAGAAAATGCTCCATATATTCTCGATTTCGAAGATTTAGAAATAAACAAGGGCAATATTGGCATTAAAGGCAGAGTTATAGACGAAAAAGGAAATCCAGTAGCAGGATTAGCAGTTGTAGCAGAGGATGTTGATTTTGGAAAAATAAAATTAAATGCTATGCGTTTAGTAGAATCTAAAGTTAAATCATTTGTACCTTCAGACATAGGTTTAACTGGTTCTTTACAATTCATAAAGGACAAATATAAAGGGCTCTTCTTTTTAGAAGATGATCTTTTAGGGCACACAATTACTGATGATGATGGATATTACACGATACTTTATCCACAAAACAAATACAGGGAAATTGCAGATAAAGAACCGGATATAAGAGTTATTATTAAAGATAAACTGGGAGCATTTGAAATTTTAAAGACAAAAATTCATGAAAATGTGAAAAGTACCATAAAATACATGGATGACACTGTAATAAATCGGGGTAGAATAGATGGATGGTTCGTTACATTGGAAAATACGTCACCATCCAGACTTACCACTAATAATAGTTTTGAAACTTTAATAGATAACGAAAAGACACTGAAAAAAATAGTAAATTCAATAGATAACGCTAAATCATATATTTATTTAACTCAATTTGCTTTTTATCCAGATTTTACCCCCAAATTTTTTAAATTGGAGGATGATGAAACATATGAAAAGGATAAATCCCTTGTCGATAAACTTTTAGATGCTGAAAGTAGAGGTGTTGAGGTTAAAATTATAATAAATGAAAATATGGTTATTCCAGATAACTATGATGAACTCCATAACTATTTTAAAGACAGTAATGTGAGTGTCAGGAGATTTCCTGCAAGAGGGCCTTATGCAATGCATGCTAAAGTGATGGTTGTCGATGGAAAAGAAGCATTTATCTTGGGCTCTCCTTTTAGTCAGGCTTACTGGGATACTAACCAACATTTAGTTAATGAACCCCGCCGTGGAGAAAAAAATGAAGGCCCTGTTCATGATGTTTCAATATATTTAAATGGTGAAGCGATAGGATATATTGAGGAATTTTTCATTGAGCTCTGGAATTATCTTTCAGATCTCCATTTCAATGGTAAAGATAAAATTTTAAAAAATAAATCTTTAAATTTAGAAAACACGTCCAAAAATGATTTAAATGACATAATAAATCAAAATAAAGCGTTTAAATATAACAATGAAGCCCTTCAGATTGTGAGATCAATTACTCCACGTACAGTAAATGATAAAGGAGAAAGAGGAGTTCTTGAAGCATATAGAAGAGCGATTACTAATGCAGAAGACTTTATTTACCTTGAAAATCAATATTTTACCAATAAATATATTGTCAGCGCTTTAAAAAATGCCCTTGATCATAATCCGGAATTACAGTTAATTATGGTGATTAATGAGGTTCCGGATGTTCCAAGCTACAGAACATGGCAACATTATGGCTTCCAATTAATGGGAATGGATCTAGAAAAATCCGTATTGGATCATCCTAGAATTGGCATATATTCCTTATGGTCCGGCGGATTTCAAAATGGAAAGAACAAATTGAGACATTGTTATGTGCACAGTAAGGTCGCAATCGTGGATGACATATGGGCAACTATAGGCTCTTCTAATTTAGATGGTTCTTCCCTCAGCTGTGCTGAAGAATTTGGCAGCCATGATAGTTCAACAAATTACCTTAATATGGAAATGAATGCATCATTTTTTGATTTTAATAAGCCAAAAAGAGGCACTATAAAAAAATTCCGGCAAGAACTATGGAACGAACATTTAGGAACAGATATCAGCACATATTCAAGACCCGGAAATGGATGGCTTGATCTATGGAAAAAAACGGTTTATGAAAACATTGAAAAATTGGAAAGTGAAAAAATTAATTTTTATGGGGATGCTTTACCGTACAGCCCTAAAAGAAATGTTGAAGAACAGATCAAAGATTTAATAGAAAAATATAGAAGGATAAAAGGAAGATTCAACTTATAA
- the rplJ gene encoding 50S ribosomal protein L16, giving the protein MTRAYTRKDYIRKIPGSRIVQYDMGNLSAEFPLTVSLAVKKPTQLSHNALEAARIASNKYMQRRAGRMGYHLKIRVYPHHIVRENPMATGAGADRVQDGMRKAFGKPVSSVAIVDAGQKIITIHTNKRYFKDAKMALKRAAMKFPVPCRIVVDKGEELIK; this is encoded by the coding sequence ATGACTAGAGCATACACAAGAAAAGACTATATAAGAAAAATTCCTGGCTCCAGGATAGTTCAATATGATATGGGGAACCTTTCAGCAGAATTCCCTTTGACTGTAAGTCTGGCGGTTAAAAAACCGACACAATTATCTCACAATGCATTAGAAGCAGCAAGGATCGCTTCAAACAAGTATATGCAGCGAAGGGCAGGTAGAATGGGTTACCATCTTAAAATAAGGGTGTACCCACACCACATAGTGCGTGAAAACCCAATGGCAACCGGTGCAGGTGCTGACAGGGTTCAGGACGGTATGAGAAAAGCATTCGGAAAACCAGTAAGCTCCGTTGCAATTGTGGATGCCGGCCAAAAGATTATAACAATACACACAAACAAAAGATACTTCAAAGATGCAAAAATGGCATTAAAAAGAGCTGCAATGAAATTCCCTGTTCCATGTAGAATTGTTGTTGATAAGGGCGAAGAACTAATTAAATAG
- a CDS encoding KEOPS complex subunit Pcc1 translates to MQIESTVIFTYETGEEAKIALGSLKPDNMGFIESHVENNSLICKLDSESLRTTLATVDDILFCEMMAEKVIDFTKEETK, encoded by the coding sequence ATGCAAATTGAATCTACGGTTATTTTCACGTATGAAACAGGAGAAGAAGCCAAAATAGCTTTAGGATCACTTAAACCAGACAATATGGGTTTTATTGAATCACATGTTGAAAATAACAGTCTTATATGTAAATTAGATTCAGAATCACTTCGAACTACTCTTGCAACGGTAGATGATATTCTTTTTTGCGAGATGATGGCCGAAAAAGTGATTGATTTTACAAAAGAAGAAACTAAATAA
- a CDS encoding CooT family nickel-binding protein, with the protein MCESTVYSTDGNKIMEDALFIKIDGENIGLTDILGTRKDINGTIVEIDLDKHAIYVKLSE; encoded by the coding sequence ATGTGCGAATCAACAGTTTACTCAACCGACGGCAATAAGATAATGGAAGATGCGTTGTTTATAAAAATTGATGGTGAAAACATAGGGCTTACAGATATATTAGGCACTAGAAAAGACATTAATGGAACAATAGTTGAAATTGACCTTGACAAACATGCCATTTATGTTAAATTAAGTGAATAA
- the serS gene encoding serine--tRNA ligase: MKFTLKGEIVFSKEAEDARNDIGEFINHANNEIFLKGVPEEQKQDASQIVNWDLIGNTLKVEMASGRRGRAHDALLRVKKPLTQLLGKQYRLGVRKIIVNYYKIEIPTEEKVDLKDVPYVDNYEVKEDEVVLEFKDLEEGDLRNHTIDRVIKHVTGAIASSIPEAECGPSDILTKQVTKVEPGTILGKSCMQKYFFEGDPTEEAARLGWVKKFPGKGQWFYAPPLVALQHALEEIFVEKLIEKLDFEECLFPKLIPIPVMEKMKYLEGLPEGMYYCSAPKRDPEVFDKFRSELEIKREVPIDLLKEGLKDPSYVLAPAQCEPFYEFLSHQVVDEKDLPIKFFDRSGWTYRWEGGGAKGLDRVHEFQRIELVWLGTPEQCNEIRDQTVEISHQIADDLELDWYTEVGDDPFYLEGRKVENRGIEFPDIPKKEMRLNVPGQEKGVAIVSANIHGTHFVEGFSIKETHNHGVWTGCTGIGLTRIVFGFLAQKGFDPENWPEDVRKRFKKVKVPKILTWP, encoded by the coding sequence ATGAAATTCACTCTTAAAGGAGAAATAGTATTCAGTAAAGAAGCAGAAGATGCACGTAACGATATAGGAGAATTTATAAACCACGCTAATAATGAAATATTCTTAAAAGGAGTACCAGAAGAGCAGAAACAGGACGCATCCCAGATAGTAAACTGGGATTTAATTGGAAACACTTTGAAGGTTGAAATGGCATCTGGGAGACGTGGAAGAGCACATGATGCATTATTACGTGTTAAAAAACCACTCACTCAACTTTTAGGTAAGCAGTACCGTTTAGGTGTGCGAAAAATAATTGTAAATTATTATAAAATTGAGATACCCACTGAAGAAAAAGTAGATCTGAAAGATGTTCCTTATGTGGACAACTACGAAGTTAAAGAGGATGAAGTAGTTCTCGAATTTAAAGATCTGGAAGAAGGGGACTTAAGAAACCACACCATTGATAGGGTTATTAAACACGTGACAGGTGCCATTGCAAGTTCCATTCCTGAAGCAGAATGCGGCCCTTCAGACATACTCACCAAGCAGGTGACTAAAGTTGAGCCAGGCACAATTTTAGGAAAAAGTTGCATGCAGAAATATTTCTTTGAAGGAGACCCGACTGAAGAAGCTGCTAGACTTGGATGGGTTAAAAAATTCCCGGGCAAAGGTCAGTGGTTCTACGCACCACCGCTTGTGGCGCTTCAGCATGCATTAGAAGAGATATTTGTAGAAAAACTCATTGAAAAGCTTGATTTTGAGGAATGTCTGTTTCCAAAACTCATTCCAATTCCAGTGATGGAAAAGATGAAATACTTAGAAGGTCTTCCTGAAGGGATGTACTACTGTTCCGCGCCAAAAAGAGACCCAGAAGTATTTGATAAATTCCGCAGTGAGCTTGAAATCAAACGTGAAGTCCCAATTGACCTCTTGAAGGAAGGTTTAAAGGATCCTTCTTATGTACTGGCCCCAGCACAGTGTGAGCCGTTCTATGAATTTTTAAGCCACCAGGTTGTGGATGAAAAGGACCTCCCAATTAAATTCTTTGACAGGAGCGGTTGGACATACCGTTGGGAAGGTGGGGGAGCTAAAGGTCTGGATAGAGTCCACGAATTCCAGCGTATAGAACTTGTATGGCTTGGAACACCTGAGCAGTGTAATGAAATAAGGGATCAAACCGTTGAAATTTCCCATCAGATCGCTGATGATCTGGAACTTGATTGGTACACAGAAGTAGGGGACGATCCGTTCTACCTTGAAGGCAGAAAAGTTGAAAACCGCGGAATTGAATTCCCAGATATTCCTAAAAAAGAAATGAGACTCAATGTGCCGGGTCAAGAGAAAGGAGTTGCAATCGTATCTGCAAACATCCACGGAACCCACTTTGTGGAAGGATTTTCAATAAAAGAAACCCACAACCACGGAGTATGGACCGGATGTACAGGTATTGGTTTAACCCGTATTGTGTTTGGTTTCCTTGCACAGAAAGGTTTCGACCCTGAAAACTGGCCTGAAGATGTTAGAAAAAGGTTTAAAAAAGTTAAAGTGCCAAAAATACTTACCTGGCCTTAA
- a CDS encoding nucleotidyltransferase family protein produces the protein MPSKQEFVRDFIERDRKLLFEDVKKNQEYVEHENEFKIIADFTEYSPLHMGHRHCMLKAKEKVENGIFVAVVPGLFERSGRGLPYIMSRHARADSAVAVGADVVIEGPPMGIMGSGQYSLCLAKTFKALNADYIPRGYKPVQGFQEILHRISDGKGVAPKPYKIIDMDTKEVLIKGKLHEDNYVIVSLSRSLKKINFDFKDKFIFVPRIEGVSGTKIREAVLKRNLSSVEDMLPPETIEVLNREMARERAPLHNCRDEEGIIELVNEGSGEYLKSLALLDDKTVENLIKNRPFKNMADIEECISWGFSRHYKNRILSSLEARIDKKTVSSYIDKYPSVIRVLNFKDKDTLKNFKNNIPTRRIEIWQSKKEIL, from the coding sequence ATGCCTTCAAAACAGGAATTTGTCAGAGATTTTATAGAGCGGGATCGAAAACTCTTATTTGAGGATGTAAAAAAGAATCAGGAATACGTGGAGCATGAAAACGAATTTAAAATAATTGCAGACTTTACAGAATATTCTCCACTGCATATGGGTCACAGGCACTGCATGCTGAAGGCAAAGGAAAAAGTTGAGAATGGAATCTTTGTTGCAGTAGTTCCAGGGCTATTTGAGCGAAGCGGCAGGGGGCTGCCATATATCATGTCACGCCATGCAAGGGCGGATTCTGCGGTGGCCGTTGGGGCAGATGTAGTCATAGAAGGCCCTCCAATGGGTATAATGGGTTCTGGTCAATATTCGTTATGTCTTGCAAAGACTTTTAAAGCATTGAATGCAGATTATATTCCTAGGGGTTATAAACCGGTTCAAGGTTTTCAAGAGATACTCCATAGAATCTCAGATGGAAAAGGAGTAGCTCCAAAACCCTACAAAATAATTGATATGGATACAAAAGAGGTTTTAATTAAGGGTAAACTTCATGAAGATAATTATGTCATTGTATCTCTTTCAAGGTCCCTTAAAAAGATAAATTTTGATTTCAAAGATAAATTCATCTTCGTACCACGTATTGAAGGAGTGAGTGGCACTAAAATTAGAGAAGCTGTTTTAAAAAGAAATTTAAGTTCTGTTGAAGATATGCTGCCCCCTGAAACTATTGAAGTTTTAAACAGGGAAATGGCACGTGAAAGGGCTCCCCTTCATAACTGTCGAGATGAAGAAGGCATAATTGAACTTGTAAATGAAGGATCAGGAGAATATTTAAAATCGCTTGCACTTTTAGATGATAAAACTGTAGAAAACCTCATAAAAAACAGGCCGTTTAAAAATATGGCTGATATAGAAGAATGTATTTCATGGGGTTTCAGCAGGCACTATAAAAATAGAATTTTATCATCTCTGGAAGCAAGAATAGATAAAAAAACAGTATCCTCATATATTGATAAGTATCCATCCGTTATCCGCGTGTTAAACTTTAAGGATAAGGACACACTTAAAAATTTTAAAAATAATATACCCACAAGGAGGATAGAAATATGGCAATCAAAGAAGGAGATTTTATAA